The region AAATAAATGGTTAGTCTCCATCGTGTCAAGAATATTCACTAGGAATCTTTTCCACAATATTAGGCCTAGAGAAAATAAAGAAAGCTCGTTTTTTCCTTAGCAcgatataaaaagaaataggGGATTTATAGAAACTTTTTTTTGTAGTAGAAAATCAACTAAAGAATATAGATTTCAATATCAATTGACAGATGGAAAAAACTCCTACACATGTACCATTAAATGTAGATAAAACtatgtttgattaaaaaaaacgaACAATACATTCAATATTATGTTTTGCTGCAAGAAACCAAAAAAAGGTCAGATACATACTTTCTGAACCCGAGCAGTCAACCTTGTCATTGCACTCTTCAGTTTACGAACTCTATCCAAGTTCCGGCTGCTAATCtgatgaatttaattaaaaaaatccaaagggtTAAAAGTAGTGTGGCAGCCAAAACAACATTTTCTCAGCTTCAAAAATGATGcaaattaatgatattttagTATCTTCTAGTATTTAATCACCCATAATTGGTGGcaacaatttaattttgaaatgaatTAGGCGTGATAACATAGGAGAAGAGCATAAGGACATGAGAAAGAAGTAATTATCACAGGAAGTAGTACGCACTTTCGAGGTAAGCTCATCTAAAGCAGGATAGGCAGCGGTCTCTAATTCTGTTGTACGTGCAGCTAGAAAACTACAGATGGCTTCCAAAGCTACTTCCAGTGCCCGAAATTCAAATGGAGATTCTGTGTCACACGAACCCAATTACTCAAAAAGAAAAGCAGCAAACTCTTACATTGCATACAAAAATGAAATCAAACACGATGTAAAAAGAAATGAAACCAAAATTTACCATCCTCTTCACCAGCTTCATCATTTTGATGCTGGCCAGGGAGAATGAGATTTGAGGGAGGTAAGCGCCTTTGAAGCTCCTCAACAACAGGAATAACATTTTCATCAAGTGGATCACGAAGCAGAACCTAAATCATAACAAAACTTAAAGATtatataataaacaaattcTCTAAAACAACTTTTGTTGAAGAGGTAAGAACTCAGAGGAAGTAAGCAGGCAATAAAGTATGCCCCAGGCTTAATTTTCATTTCCATTTAACTTGTTTGAAAAACGTCTAATCCAATTGAAAGTTGAAACTGGATTAGTCATATACCAAAACAAAAAGGAATTTAAAAATCATGGCAACTGTGATATAACTTGCAAGAATCTAATTCCAATGAGGTCTTGAAAATGAATTCTTCACAAATAGCAGAGATTTAACCAAAATAGAGTCTTTTAAAAAATGGAAGCGtgcaatttaaattcaaaagtaCAAAACAACTCAGCAATAGCTTAATTGAATTCAATTACCTCTTCAGAAGTAATAATCGCTTTGATATGCTGCcacagaaaataataaaaatcagaagaatgcaaaaaattgaaaaacagaaaagaaaaaaaagttaaaaagaaaaaacctcTAAATTCAAAACAATAGCGCCTTCGCGACCAAGAATAGCAGAAGGATAAGAAAGCAAGGGATCCAGAATCCTTAAATCACGAGCATGAATCTGGACGCGATGCATGATGGCGTGTTTATCGGCGTCGAGAATAGTACCCTGACCGGAAGCATCGAGAAGAATCCAACTCCTGGGCGACTGCGTCTTTTTCTTGACGGCGGCGGAGGAGGCAACAACCTGAGAGTCGGGCGGGACAACGTAACCGTCCCTCGCCATTTCTAACGATCATAATCCAAAATCACATCTGAAaaatgtattattattattattattattcgccTCTGATTCCtggattataatattattattattattgtctgAACAAAACCCTAAGAGAAACGGCTTTGGGTGTGAATTGTAGAAATGAGACGAATGGGAAATGGAGAATCTGATACCAAAGCGGACT is a window of Mercurialis annua linkage group LG2, ddMerAnnu1.2, whole genome shotgun sequence DNA encoding:
- the LOC126667575 gene encoding magnesium transporter MRS2-I-like, giving the protein MARDGYVVPPDSQVVASSAAVKKKTQSPRSWILLDASGQGTILDADKHAIMHRVQIHARDLRILDPLLSYPSAILGREGAIVLNLEHIKAIITSEEVLLRDPLDENVIPVVEELQRRLPPSNLILPGQHQNDEAGEEDESPFEFRALEVALEAICSFLAARTTELETAAYPALDELTSKISSRNLDRVRKLKSAMTRLTARVQKVRDELEQLLDDDDDMADLYLSRKLAGASPVSGSGCANWFSASPTIGSKISRASRASIATIRGDENDVEELEMLLEAYFMQIDGTLNKLTTLREYIDDTEDYINIQLDNHRNQLIQLELFLSSGTVCLSIYSLVAGIFGMNIPYTWNDNHGYMFKWVVILAGLLCAAIFILVMSYARYKGLVGS